The Bradyrhizobium barranii subsp. barranii genome segment GTCTTCACCGCGCTCACCGACACCCGCTTCTACGGTCTCAATCACGGTATCCCCAGCCTCTGCTTCGGCGCGAGCGGCGGCGAGATGCACGGCTTCAACGAATTCGTCGACCTGGAGTCGCTGAAGAAGTCGACCAAGGCGATGGCCCTGTTCATCGCGGATTGGTGCGGGGTGGAGAAGGCGTAGCGGTCGAGATCTCGTAGGGTGGGCAAAGGCGCTCTTGCTCTGTGCCCACCATCTCTCTTCGATCTTGCACGAAAGGGTGGGCACGCTTCCGCCTTCGCTCTTCGAGCTACGGCGGACAAGTCGCTTGGCCCACCCTACGGCATCTCGGCCGGGGCGCCCGCTGCCCGAAACACGGGCGCGTTCAAATGCTTTAAGCTTAAAAGAAAGACTAGGACGCCGTCCTGACTGGTGGCAGACTGGCGCCCAGTTCGACGGCCGAATCCTAGGGTGTCACGATGCGCGATTGGGATGATGCTTATGCCAATTCGGCCCATATCCCGGGCTCGGACAAGATGCCGGCCCAATGGGCGGAGCGGGCGGCGGCTTACCGCACCGGACTGAAAGACTTCCGTTCGGACGTCGCCTACGGGCCGCGCGAGCGCCAGCGTCTCGACCTGATCCTGCCAGACGGCGACAGCAAGGGCCTCGTCGTCTTCGTGCACGGCGGCTACTGGATGCGCTTTGACAAGTCGACCTGGACCGATCTTGCCGAAGGCGCGCGGCATCACGGCTGGACTGTGGCGCTGCCGAGCTACACGCTGACGCCGGCCGCCCGCATCTCCGACATCACCGCAGAGATCACCGCCGCGATCACCAAGGCGGCCTCGCTCGTCTCCGGGCCGATCCGGCTCGCCGGCCATTCCGCCGGCGGCCATCTCGTCACGCGCATGCTGTGCAACGATAGCCGGCTCGAGCCCGCCGTCTACAACCGCATCGCCGGCACGCTCTCGATCAGCGGGCTGCATGATCTGCGACCGCTGCTCAAGACGAAGATGAACGACACGCTACGCATGACCATGGAGGAGGCGACGCTTGAAAGCGCGGCGCTGCACCTGCCGCGGGGACATTCGCCGGTCACGGCGTGGGTCGGCGGCGGCGAACGGCCCGAATTCATGCGTCAGTCCGATCTGATCGCCAATGTCTGGACCGGCTTCGACGTGCCGACGCGCCTCGTCGTCGATCCCGGGCTCAACCATTTTACGGTGGTCGACGGACTGAAGGATCCGTCGTCCCCGATCACCGCGCGCCTGATCGGCCTCGACTGACGCGGCGAGGATCGATCGATCGAAGGGCCTGCCATGACGTCCAACGATTACGATCCCACGAGCGAAGGTGCCGAGACCGATTTCGCCCGGCGTATGTCCTACGGCGACTATCTGGCGCTGGATGCGATCCTCGGCGCGCAGCATCCGCTCTCGGAAGCCCATGACGAGATGCTGTTCATCATCCAGCATCAGACCACGGAGCTGTGGATGCGGCTTGCGATCCACGAGCTCAGCGCCGCGCGCAGCGCTATTGCCAGGGACGAAGTGCAGCCCGCGATGAAGATGCTGGCGCGGATGTCGCGCATCTTCGAGCAGCTCAACGGCGCCTGGGACGTGCTGCGCACCATGACTCCCAGCGAGTATACGCGTTTCCGCTCGCAGCTTGGCCAGTCCTCGGGCTTCCAGTCGCGTCAGTACCGGCTGATCGAATTTCTGGTCGGCAACCGCAACCACGCCATGCTCAAGCCGCACGCGCACGATGTGGAAACGACCAGGCTGCTCGAGGGCGAGCTTGCCACGCCGAGCCTGTACGACGAGGTGCTGCGGCTTGCCGACCGCAACGGGCTCAAGATGCCCGCGTCCGTGCTGGCGCGCGACGTTCGCGAGACCCACAGCTTCAACGAGGGCGTGCTTCAGGCCTGGCGGATCGTCTACGAAGCGCCGGAGACGCATTGGATGCTCTACGAGCTTGCAGAGAAGCTGGTCGATTTCGAGGACTACTTCCGGCGCTGGCGCTTCAACCATGTCACGACGGTCGAGCGCGTTATCGGCTTCAAGCGCGGCACCGGCGGTACCGGTGGCGTCAGCTATCTCAAGCGCATGCTGGAGGTGGAGCTGTTCCCCGAGCTCTGGCGCGTCCGCACGATTCTGTAGAGATCCCATGACCAAGCTTCGCGTCTATGACGACACCAGGGCCTTGTTCCATTTGCCTGAGGGCGTGATCTATCTCGACGGCAATTCGCTCGGCGCGCTGCCGCTGGGCGTTGCCGAGCGCGTCGGCAACGTCATCACGGCCGAGTGGGGCAACGAGCTGATCCGCGCCTGGAACACGGCTGGCTGGTATGCCCAGCCGCGCCATGTCGGCGATCGCATCGCGCGATTGGTCGGTGCGGAAGCCGGCTCCGTGATGGTCGGAGACACGCTGTCGCTCAAGGTCTACCAGGCACTCGCCGCCGCGCTCGACATGAACGCATCGCGCAAGGTGGTGCTATCGGACACCGGAAACTTTCCGACCGATCTCTACATGGCCGAGGGCCTGATCGCGACGCTCGGCCGCGGCCATCAATTGCGCCTGGTGGCGCCGGAGGAGATCGAGGCCGCGTTGTCGAAGGAGATCGCTGTCCTCTACATCACCGAGGTCGACTATCGCACCGGCCGCCGCCACGACATGGCGAAGCTGACGGCGAGAGCGCATGCACTCGGCATCGTCACGGTCTGGGATCTCGCCCATTCCGCCGGCGCGCTGCCGGTCGATCTCGCTGGCTGCGGCGCCGATTTCGCCGCCGGCTGCACCTACAAATACATCAACGCCGGCCCCGGGGCGCCGGCCTTCCTCTACGTCGCCCCGCGCCACGCCGACGGCGTGCGCGCCGCGCTGTCGGGGTGGATGGGTCACGCAAAGCCGTTTGCGTTCGAGCTTGGCTACGCGGCGGCCGGCGGCGTCGAGCGCATGCGCGTCGGCACTCCGCCGGTGCTCGCAATGGCGGCGCTGGAGGCCTCGCTCAACATCTGGGACAGGGTCGACATTCGTGAGGTTCGTGCGCGCTCGCTGGCACTCGGCGATCTCCTGATCGCCGAGGTCGAACGCCGCTGCCCCGAGCTCAAGCTCGTCACCCCGCGCGCGCACGAGCACCGCGGCTCACAAGTCTCCTTCGCCTTCGACGGCGGCTACGCCGCCATGCAGGCCCTGATCGCCCGTGGCCTCATCGGCGATTTCCGCGCGCCTGACATCATGAGGTTCGGGATTACACCGCTCTACATTGGGGAGAGCGAGATCATGCGAGCAGCCGAGATCATCGAGGAGGTGATTGCAGGCGAGGTCTGGCGTCGGCCGGAATATCAGGTCGTGAACGCGGTGACCTGAAGAAGGTCTCGTGCCCCGGACGCGGCGCAGCGCCCCCCCCCCGGCGATGCGAAGCATCGTCCGGTGCGGTGCGCCGCAGAGCCGGGGCCCACGCTGCGCTGAACTCCGTATCGAGATGGGTCCCGGCTCTGCGCAGCAACGCTGACGCGTTGCAGCGCGTCCGAGACACGAAAGCTGCGATCAAGCTATTTGAGTCCACCCCACAACGTCGTCACGATCGCATCTAGCCCATCCGTCAGCGCCGCCGGCCCCGGCTGCAAGATGATCGGCGACTTGATCTCGACGATGCGGTCGTCGCGCACGGCGGGGATCTCGTTCCAGCAATCGCGCGCGCGGATGCGGGCAGGGACGACTTTCTTGCCGCACCAGGAGGCGAGGATCACGTCGGGCGCTGCCTCGCGCACCGCCTCCGCCGAGACGATGCGATCCTTTGCCGCTTGCCGATGTCGCAGCTCCGGAAACACATCCTCGCCGCCGGCGATCTCGATCAACTCGGACACCCAGCCGATGCCGGAGATCAACGGATCGTCCCATTCCTCGAAATAGACCTTTGGCCGCACCGAGGGCGAGGTGTTGCCGCTATCTCTGCGAGGCGCCGTTCAAGCCCGTGAGCGAGTACCTCGGCGGGCTCAGCCGCGCCGACGAGCGCGCCGAGTGTGCGGATCATCGCCAGGATTCCGGCGATGTCGCGCTGATTGAAAACATGGACGTCCACGCCCGCGCGCACGAGATCGGCGACGATGCCGGCCTGGAGGTCGGAGAAGGCCAGCACCAGATCCGGTTCCAGCGCCAGGATCTTCGGAATGTCCGCGGAGACGAAGGCCGACACCCGCGGCTTCTCCCGCCGCACCTGGGGAGGGCGGACGGCGTAGCCGGAGACACCGACGATGCGGTCCTGCTCGCCGAGCAGGTACAGCGTTTCGACCGTCTCTTCGGTCAGGCAGACGATGTGGCGGGGCGGGAAGTGGCGCATGGGAAGAGCATATGCGCAAATGCCGTCGCCGATGTCAGCAGGGCCATTACCTCGGACGTCATTGCTTTGCCGCGCGAAGCAATTCACGCTGAGACAACAATGAATTGGGAGGAGATCCGATGACGCCGCTCGAGAAACTTAAAGCGATGAAGATGCCGTTTGCCGAGCTCAAGGGCGTCGAATTCGTCGAGGCCGAGAAGGACCGCGTGGTGGCACGGATGACGGTCAGGCCCGACCTCTGCACGCTCCACCACACCATCCACGGCGGCGCGGTGATGGCGCTCGCCGATTCCGTCGGTGCAGCCGCGACCGTGATCAATCTGCCGGAGGATGCCAAGGGCACCACGACGCTTGAGAGCAAGACCAACTTCATCGGCGGGGCGAAGGAGGGAACCACGGTTATCGCCACGGCTACACCGGTCCATC includes the following:
- a CDS encoding alpha/beta hydrolase encodes the protein MRDWDDAYANSAHIPGSDKMPAQWAERAAAYRTGLKDFRSDVAYGPRERQRLDLILPDGDSKGLVVFVHGGYWMRFDKSTWTDLAEGARHHGWTVALPSYTLTPAARISDITAEITAAITKAASLVSGPIRLAGHSAGGHLVTRMLCNDSRLEPAVYNRIAGTLSISGLHDLRPLLKTKMNDTLRMTMEEATLESAALHLPRGHSPVTAWVGGGERPEFMRQSDLIANVWTGFDVPTRLVVDPGLNHFTVVDGLKDPSSPITARLIGLD
- the kynA gene encoding tryptophan 2,3-dioxygenase, whose amino-acid sequence is MTSNDYDPTSEGAETDFARRMSYGDYLALDAILGAQHPLSEAHDEMLFIIQHQTTELWMRLAIHELSAARSAIARDEVQPAMKMLARMSRIFEQLNGAWDVLRTMTPSEYTRFRSQLGQSSGFQSRQYRLIEFLVGNRNHAMLKPHAHDVETTRLLEGELATPSLYDEVLRLADRNGLKMPASVLARDVRETHSFNEGVLQAWRIVYEAPETHWMLYELAEKLVDFEDYFRRWRFNHVTTVERVIGFKRGTGGTGGVSYLKRMLEVELFPELWRVRTIL
- the kynU gene encoding kynureninase, with the protein product MTKLRVYDDTRALFHLPEGVIYLDGNSLGALPLGVAERVGNVITAEWGNELIRAWNTAGWYAQPRHVGDRIARLVGAEAGSVMVGDTLSLKVYQALAAALDMNASRKVVLSDTGNFPTDLYMAEGLIATLGRGHQLRLVAPEEIEAALSKEIAVLYITEVDYRTGRRHDMAKLTARAHALGIVTVWDLAHSAGALPVDLAGCGADFAAGCTYKYINAGPGAPAFLYVAPRHADGVRAALSGWMGHAKPFAFELGYAAAGGVERMRVGTPPVLAMAALEASLNIWDRVDIREVRARSLALGDLLIAEVERRCPELKLVTPRAHEHRGSQVSFAFDGGYAAMQALIARGLIGDFRAPDIMRFGITPLYIGESEIMRAAEIIEEVIAGEVWRRPEYQVVNAVT
- a CDS encoding PaaI family thioesterase → MTPLEKLKAMKMPFAELKGVEFVEAEKDRVVARMTVRPDLCTLHHTIHGGAVMALADSVGAAATVINLPEDAKGTTTLESKTNFIGGAKEGTTVIATATPVHRGRRTQVWSTRLETEDGKLVAVVTQTQLVLL